The Mus pahari chromosome 22, PAHARI_EIJ_v1.1, whole genome shotgun sequence genome includes the window CTTCTTGTCTGGTCAAATCCTTTGGTTTTACTTAAATCTTTATTTTGATAGGCTCTTTTTGTTATGCCATCCAGGctgggcctggaactcaccatatagaCAGCAATAACCTCAAAggtgtgatcctcctgcctcagcctaccaagtgctgggattatagctgtgtGTCAGCACACTCGGCTTGactgtctcccctctcctctgacaGATATTAACTCTGGCACTCTTTCCTTCCAATGCTGATTAGTCTAGTACCGGAACTGGTTgcctctttcctctgtccctgtaGTACCCTGAGCATAGTAATTTGTTAGCCTAGATTATAATTGCCATTCTACTTATTGGCATTGATTATTAGAGTGCCAGTTATCTGAGAGATCCTTGTTCTGCTaattgttttggagacagggtcttactgtgcaATTTGAGGGACAGTTTTATCCTTGAGGCCGTTCTTGTGCCACTGCTTGCACAACTAAAACTCAGTGCTTGGATACAGTCGGCGCATAATAACTGTGGAAAGAACTTAGGAAGAGCTCACATTTCACATTTCTATGCACATCATGTACATTCTTAGGGGGTCTCAGATCAAGATCTTCAACATCAGAAGGATACAGACCTCAGGTAGCTTAGGGTGGGATTAAGTGCACAAACCATTTGTTTAAGcaggaaaacagacatttaaaactaagaagaaatagagagatccaggctatactcaaaaaaactggaaaacctgttggaaatggacaaattcctagacagataccaggtaccaaagttaaatcaggatcagattaatgacctaaacagtcctatatcacctaaggaaatagaagNNNNNNNNNNNaactttatatgacgcagcacaaggcaaggcctgggctaagtagtgggagtgggtgggtaggggagcagaggtggggggaggggtataggaaactttcaggatagcgtttgaaatgtaaataaaaaaataaaaaaataaaaccccaaaaaaTAGTAAGGAGTGAACAGGAGGCTCTAAAAAGCGAACTGGACAGAACCcgaatttgaaaacaaacaaacaaacaaacaaaatcaaacccaaaAGTAACAGTAATAGCTGTTAACTAAAGAGAGATTTCACTATCAGTAGAAACCCAGAAACGAAGGAGACTTTAAAATAGTAGAGATTAAGGGGAGAGGGTCCTTTCCTGGAGGTGTGGCTGAATGGATTACATAACAGAGGATAAGGATATAggattttctagttttctttgaaTCTTAGTCTTGTTGACATATTTCCACCATAACCATGAGCTGAAGTAGAAGGCTCAAGCAAATATCGTACTATCTATTGAATTCATCTAGGAGGTCCAGAATCTCAGAGGATCAGAGTGGCTCTCTTACTGAGGTTAATAATCCTGATAGACTGTGAAACCCAGTAACACAGGAAGACATGCTTACACGTAGTGTGCCCTGTGTTTACACAGTGCATCTGCACACCCATCACAGAGACACTGCTTCCACTCACAGGACCATCAGGAGTTCTCCAtggactggggatatagctcagtgggcagTGTGCTTGTCTAGCATACCCAAAGCCCCAGCACCGTGTCAAGTCagcgatggtggcacacacatgtaactcctgcactctggaggtaggagaaggaggatcagaagttcaaggttatccttaaaGGTCATTGTTGTCTATATAGAAAATTGGAATAGAAAGGATCCCTCAAGAGTTTCAGGAACTCTGATGCTCATGGATTTGGCATGGAGAAATGACAGTCTTTAGTGGAATAAAGGGACCAAAATCTTTTGACATTCATATGGGGATAAGGCTCCTAGAAACTGTCCAAGGTCCCGGGACCTTAGGGTTGCTCTGGTATAGACTATCAGTGTGCTGTATCTGgggctgccccacccaccccgaTTCTTCTGTTGGTAACAACTTCAGTTACTTTAGTATATCTGTCTATTGCTACTTGGACCTCATATGAAATCTTCACTTTTTTTCAGGATAGCCCACCTGCTCCCCTTCCAGATTCCAGGCAGGTGGCATGGCCATTCCCACATTGAAGAGGCAGGTTTCCAAATCTGTTGGATTGGAAGCTGTCTGTGGGCCTGTTTACAGACCTCTGGAAGGCCACCTGGGCTCACCTGTCTGGATGGCCTTCAGGGTTGAATCCTTCTCCCACTGGAAAAGATTGTTCACCTGATCCTCAAATTGCTCTCTGTGCACTGCCTTAGCCATTTCCACCAGTTCTGCCCGCTTAGCAGGGACCACTGGGCGGCTTGTAAcacctgggaagggaggggctgagtaaccagaggggagagaaaaggccTTAAGACTAAGAGGACTCACATGCAAGAGTAACCCAGTCCCCAACTTCTGGGTAAGTCAAGGGTAGTGCAAAAGCCACAGGAACAGGGGAAAGGTAGGGACAGTTACCACcagctcttttctccttcttcttctttgcacGAAGCTCAGGCTTGGCTGCAGTGATCTTGCTAGTGCCCACTGCCAGCTCATCTTCCCCTGCTTCCCCCTCCTTTGTAGATATGTTCTCCTTGGCCTGGGTTGATGATTCTGAAAAGGAGTGCTTTGGAAAGTGCTCAGATTCAGGGACCTGGGTCTGTGGGACTTTATCAGAGGTAAGCTCATGGGAGGACTCAGGGATACTGGTTATTGACGAGACCTCAAGAGGTTCTCTTTGGACTTCGGAGTTGAGATTCTCATACTCTGGGATCTTGGCTGTTGGTGAGACCTCAAGAGGTTCTCTTAGGACTTCGGAGTTGAGATTCTCATACTCTGGGATACTGGCTGTTGGTGAGACCTCAAGAGGTCCTCTTTGGACTTCGGAGATGGGATTCTCATACTCGGGGATCTTGGCTGTTGGTGAGACCTCAAGAGGTCCTCTTTGGACTTCGGAGATAGGACTGCCATAGTCAAACTCCTCCAAAGGAATCTCAGCGATGGCCTTTTCTAGAGAGGTCACAGATTGAGGAGACAGTTGGGGTGGTGGGGAAAGAAGCCCAGAAGAACTGGACTTGACAggcattccagaggcagaaggaccctGGGGGTCCTCAGAGCCCTTGGTGTCGGGATGCAGGGACTCAGATGTTTCAAGGTGGATCTCTGGAGGCTGGGAATGTTTCTGCGAGCTGGAGAGCTGTAAGGGAGTTTCATGGGTCGTGGCCTCGTACAAGTCTTCGGCGTGGGGGTCCTTTAAAGAAGGGTGTTCCTTTGCATCCTTAGTGTCCTGAGGGCCTTCTGTGGTCTCATTTGCTTCCATCTAGTGGCAGAATAAGGTACAGGCTCCATTAGGCTGAAGCTGGAGGGTCTGTAAGTCGGGGCAGAGCCCCAGGGTTCACAGATGGTACAGATAAGGAAAAAAGTTAGTAGTGCTCCCAAGACATTACAAGTAAGAAAGAAGTCTGAATTTCAGGGTGCGGTGCCAGGAGGGTCTCTCATGTACCCCACCTCCCCACCGCATACTACTGTAGGGTGGCAGGGAGCTGGAATTTAAAGATGGAGCCACAGAAGCAGTCAGAATCTCATCAGTAGATGGTAGCAGAGGACCATGCCCCAGGAGGGAGCCCCAACACAGCTACTTTGCCAGTCCAAGTGCAGAGTGTGGGGCATTTTATAAACAGCCCAAACTAACACTTTACTCAGGCACCGTGTATGCATCTGGGACCAGATGAGCTTGAGAGAGAGGCAATGGGATGCACAGGAGCAGAATGGATGGCTCATCTCCAGCATGTTGTGAAGAGGGAGGATGCTGAATTCACCCTACAATGATCCAGGTGGGaagctctcctttctcctccagcaAGACCTTTTGAACACACGAAACCTTCTGAACCAGCCTAATGGATTACATCCAAGTTTCTTGGCCCTGACAGACAAGGTCTGTTGTTCCCCACCTCAGACCCTTTCAGGTGCTAAGGAATGAACTGAAGGCTTTTATATGCTGGCAAATGCTCTATCATGGAGCTACACCCCCAAACCCTtggcattttgagacagggtctcactgtaggcctggctggcctagaatttggaccaagctggctttgaactggcaataattctcttgcctctactttcCAGGTACTGAAATTACAGGCCAGTGCCACCACTCGGGTTTCCAACAGAGACCCTGTCGTCTGTACAAGTCTATCATCATTTGTAAGTGCTACTTAAAGATTCCTGTGTTTCACTGATCTGTAGTTTTCCCCGTGCCTCAGAGACAGTATTAGCTACCTTGAGATATTGCATCTTAAGCTCATTAGAGAGATCTCTcagcagaagacctgggtttaattctcaaCGCAgcagctcacgaccatctgtaattctagtcccaAGGGCTCTGACCCTCTCTTccggcctccacaggcactgtacTCATGTGGTGTACGAATACACACGCAGGcaaacacacccatacacataaaataaaaggtttgtttttttaaaaaagtaattactTTCCCTGGGGTCTTTCTACAGGGCAAATTTGtaaaggggcagagggaggatgaTGAAAAAGTGGGTGAGAATGGGGACAAAAAGAACgtgtggggagggacagatgGTATTAGGAAAAGTGTCGGGGTAAAGGGCTGGGGTAGAGGGTTGTTTGAAAAACtccatacctctctctctctgcttgggCTTGGTGGTCCCAAGTCCTTAGGTCAGGATCTTTACCTGGGTTGGAGGGGGAAGTATTGACTCTGACCTAGGGAATGGTTTTGCTGTTGATGATGAGCCAGGCTGTAGGTGCTAAGTGAGAGGCCTTGTTAAGTTGGTTTGGGAAGACTTGGGCACCTGCAGACCTTAACAAAGGGACTCTGGCCCCCAGTTGATGAAGGGCagtaaagggaaggaagaagagaggtctAGGGCCCATGAAGGATGCGCTCTAGAATCCAGGGCAGGCTTCGATCCCCAGGGCAACAGAAATGCCAAGTAGTCTCCGGGGCAACAGAAGCCTTCTGGTCATCTCCTGCGTGGGTGAGGTTTCCTGAGACGGCTGCTTTGGATCTAGTTGGGATCAGAGTTGAGCGAGTCTCTCTGTAGGCTGTGCAAACCTAGGAATGGGAGGAACACGGCCCGGGAGGAGCCTGGTTTTTGTGAGTTTCTGGAAGGTTTCTGTGCTATGTGTGAGCCGCGTTCACGGGAGATGTGCATCTGAGAGGTCACCCCGGGCCGGGTGGTGAGAGTGAGACAGAGGCGCTCAAGCAGGCAGCGCAAGCCGGCTTCAGTTAGAGGCCAATAGAATCGGGCAGGGGCGGGCTTTGCTGAGAGGGACCAATCGCAAGGGGCGCGGGGCGGAGCGCCAGGCGAGCGTCACGCCGAGGCCGCCGCGGGGCCTGCTTATCGCCGGTTCAGCGCAGCCCGGAGTCGCCCAGGCCTGAACTCCTCCCCAGGTCCCGGCCCCGGCCCCGAGCCCGCGAGGACGCCAGAGGCCACCCCCGGGGGGTGGGGAGCGGAGCCGCGGGTCAGCTCTACGAGCGTCCCGTGCTGGCCTggccggccccgcccccgccccgggCCATGGCCCAGCCCTTGTCCCGGCCCCTCATCCTATCCCAATCTCAGCCTTGGCCTCCGGCCACGCCCTCGCCCCGCTTCCCAAACCTGTCCAGGCCCCGGCCAGTGTCCCAGCGAATGTCCAGGTCCAGGTCCCCGCTTCAACccgggtccctgcccccagcctggCCGCTCTCTCCGCCTCGGCCCTTGTTCCACCCCTTGTCACAATTCCCAGCCCAGCCTCTGACCCTGTCCCATTCCCCGCGTTTGCTTAAGCCCctggcccagccccagcccttgcTTCAATCTCCATCACACCCACTCCTTCCATCACACCTCCTGCCCTTGTTTGAGCCCCGGTGCTCAGTTCAGCGCCACCCAAAAGCTCAGTCTTTGCCCCCATCTCCGTGTTTGCCCAAGTCTCTTCCACTGGGCCCCCGCCTCTCTCATACTCTACCCCTCTCCCAGCCTCGACTCAGGTCTGGGCTCCAGCTGCCGCCAGCCctattgctgctgttgctgttttctgTCCTTGGTCCAGGGGCTGGTGAGTGCAGAAGCGGAAAGGATTGACACCGGATGGGGTTCCAGGGAGG containing:
- the Fam221b gene encoding protein FAM221B, with translation MEANETTEGPQDTKDAKEHPSLKDPHAEDLYEATTHETPLQLSSSQKHSQPPEIHLETSESLHPDTKGSEDPQGPSASGMPVKSSSSGLLSPPPQLSPQSVTSLEKAIAEIPLEEFDYGSPISEVQRGPLEVSPTAKIPEYENPISEVQRGPLEVSPTASIPEYENLNSEVLREPLEVSPTAKIPEYENLNSEVQREPLEVSSITSIPESSHELTSDKVPQTQVPESEHFPKHSFSESSTQAKENISTKEGEAGEDELAVGTSKITAAKPELRAKKKKEKRAGGVTSRPVVPAKRAELVEMAKAVHREQFEDQVNNLFQWEKDSTLKAIQTGIYIGWRCPHYLWDCFRIGDESKCFCGHLLREHQIISDLSVPCSVSQCRCLMFCFIPSRPEEVGEFWLKKRATFDPKAWRAQCRCKHTHEEHAATGAHPCRHHGCFCPSFESNFLCVACDRRWEEHETFFETGDTRRRGKRPYGANNIKSWHKTY